In the Eremothecium cymbalariae DBVPG#7215 chromosome 7, complete sequence genome, one interval contains:
- the TMA22 gene encoding Tma22p (similar to Ashbya gossypii ACL112C), producing the protein MSLQQVVYCGVCSLPPEYCEFTGKFKRCKVWLQESHQDLYTKLYGDVEAEGEGEVADVTGKLAKSSIGEAREEELEKKLQKLQAKEESKEQRELAKKLSSKVVIRREARTKKKCMIAISGLEVFEIDMKKLAKTFASKFATGCSVSKNIEKKEEVIVQGDIADGVEAYIHALLEEKGLKDVKVEQIETKKKKRPTQPL; encoded by the coding sequence TTCAGCAAGTGGTCTATTGCGGAGTTTGTTCGTTGCCTCCTGAATATTGTGAATTCACAGGAAAGTTCAAGCGTTGTAAAGTCTGGTTGCAGGAAAGCCATCAAGATTTATACACAAAATTATACGGCGATGTGGAGGCAGAAGGTGAAGGAGAAGTTGCAGATGTTACTGGGAAATTGGCTAAATCGTCTATTGGCGAAGCAAGAGAGGAGGAACTAGAGAAGAAGTTACAGAAATTACAGGCGAAGGAAGAATCTAAAGAGCAGCGAGAGTTGGCAAAGAAGCTTTCCTCTAAAGTAGTGATTAGAAGAGAGGcaagaacaaagaaaaagtGTATGATTGCAATTTCCGGATTGGAAGTGTTTGAGATTGACATGAAAAAGCTGGCCAAGACATTTGCTTCCAAGTTTGCGACGGGTTGTTCTGTATCCAAGAATATCgagaagaaggaagagGTTATAGTACAAGGTGATATCGCAGATGGGGTGGAAGCCTACATTCACGCTTTGCTCGAGGAGAAAGGGTTGAAGGACGTCAAGGTGGAGCAAATAGagacaaagaagaagaaacgCCCCACGCAGCCGTTATAA
- the YPP1 gene encoding Ypp1p (similar to Ashbya gossypii ACL113C), with protein MDRIAKALDARLVGTSAFNSGDSVLDSLLRLHNRVSYHEMGGDADDGSVFKVLLEEADALEDKVDCGLQKAIFTNIRGILNFKLDNEAASVEMFSRLHAYSDMIGEFPDFWRLLLLENFYYNANADLRTLPDVLPCLPVVPKESHAVAWYYLENVAVRIPYSWDRLVEYYGDTPLTYLVGVINQTESIEHQLVDYGKRLLSRTKFPSAEEPNSAELEELHRILQYHFRRIDEHPSLEWDKFLIDSAAATFQSVSISKSSLVYYTRVGQHRLALLNFVNFITYTELRHDLNSSEYYDMVSLIDAYTYILKQDSVPEEIGQIFNRSRAFSKLKEYLNDFYEHYHIPIIPKEKSVDWSLNLTRLVVPPTLADVLSNAWHLFYHYEQTALNQLLDCRLTYYLANAMALKAPDLDLYFEYAFVLASRRNIDMCIKFLKNNILNRNPKDYRSWHLLALCESIQEDKETSFKIVCSVLDAMGEALDNCKLSIADRWQFVHLKLTQLLLVKEMIGVKDALEMLSEVYQLYAALFPKPADPPNSKDELRLGPKHKESKEYLLQFIWFFTSRLFLQANDLENAAEAIDEAKSVTQVFTNLNINIARGYLSLSTDTHVAMSEFQLVLSFDPLNIDAIIGFAKLVYPDDSEHVETLDKHKHILSATSKGPFSSNSIPPPATVAATTDVRTADTFANEKDRSAAVAQLKLLLEGCIETSIDAYHTPEIWWYVSRVYDEYGDSERLEPALWKCMKFQELQPIRDFKNCVF; from the coding sequence ATGGATAGAATTGCGAAGGCTCTAGATGCCCGTTTGGTGGGAACGAGTGCTTTTAATAGTGGGGACAGTGTATTAGATTCCTTATTGAGGCTTCATAATAGGGTTAGTTATCATGAAATGGGCGGGGATGCTGATGATGGTTCTGTTTTTAAGGTTCTTTTAGAAGAAGCGGACGCATTGGAGGATAAAGTCGATTGTGGTTTGCAGAAGGCTATTTTCACTAATATTAGGGGTATTCTAAATTTCAAGCTAGATAATGAAGCTGCTTCGGTGGAGATGTTTTCGAGATTGCATGCTTATAGTGATATGATTGGTGAGTTTCCTGATTTTTGGCGGTTATTACTGTTGgagaatttttattacaaTGCCAATGCGGATCTTAGGACCTTGCCAGATGTGTTGCCGTGTTTGCCTGTGGTTCCTAAGGAGTCTCATGCGGTAGCATGGTATTACTTGGAAAATGTTGCTGTCAGAATTCCTTACTCTTGGGATAGACTGGTAGAATACTATGGAGACACTCCGTTAACGTATCTGGTTGGTGTTATTAATCAGACGGAGTCTATTGAGCATCAATTGGTGGACTACGGTAAGAGATTGCTGTCACGGACGAAGTTTCCTTCGGCAGAGGAGCCTAATAGTGCTGAATTGGAGGAATTACATCGGATTTTGCAGTACCATTTTAGAAGAATTGATGAACATCCTTCGTTGGAATGGGACAAGTTCTTAATAGACTCCGCTGCGGCTACATTTCAAAGTGTATccatttcaaaatcatcttTGGTGTACTACACAAGAGTTGGCCAACATAGGTTGGCATTGTTGAACTTTGTTAACTTTATCACTTATACCGAACTTCGTCATGATCTAAATAGCTCTGAATATTACGATATGGTTTCGTTGATCGATGCATACACCTATATCCTAAAACAGGATTCTGTTCCCGAAGAAATCGgtcaaatatttaataGATCAAGAGCATTCAGTAAGTTGAAAGAGTACCTTAACGATTTTTATGAGCATTATCACATACCTATCATAcccaaagaaaaaagtGTCGATTGGTCATTGAATCTTACTAGGCTCGTGGTCCCACCAACTTTGGCGGATGTTCTATCAAACGCGTGGCATTTGTTTTACCATTATGAACAGACAGCATTAAATCAGTTGCTGGACTGTCGTCTTACTTACTATCTGGCCAATGCGATGGCCCTTAAAGCACCTGATTTAGActtatattttgaatatgcATTTGTACTAGCATCGAGGAGAAATATTGATATGTGtatcaagtttttgaaaaataatattttgaatagaaACCCTAAAGATTATAGGTCATGGCATTTATTGGCACTTTGTGAATCCATCCAAGAGGATAAAGAAACGTCCTTCAAAATTGTTTGCTCTGTTTTGGATGCTATGGGTGAGGCATTGGACAATTGTAAACTATCAATTGCCGACCGTTGGCAATTTGTGCACCTAAAACTAACCCAGCTGTTACTTGTCAAGGAAATGATTGGAGTAAAAGATGCTCTTGAAATGTTGTCTGAAGTTTACCAACTGTACGCTGCACTATTTCCAAAACCAGCAGATCCTCCCAACTCTAAAGATGAACTACGCCTCGGCCCTAAACACAAAGAATCgaaagaatatttattGCAGTTTATTTGGTTCTTTACTAGCAGATTATTTCTCCAAGCTAATGACTTGGAGAACGCCGCGGAGGCAATTGATGAGGCAAAAAGCGTCACACAAGTGTTTACAAACCTTAATATCAACATTGCTAGAGGGTACCTTTCTTTATCAACGGACACACATGTCGCAATGTCAGAGTTTCAACTTGTATTAAGTTTTGATCCTTTAAACATCGACGCCATTATAGGATTTGCTAAATTGGTTTACCCCGATGATTCAGAACATGTAGAAACATTGGACAAACATAAACATATCCTCTCGGCAACTTCAAAGGGacctttttcttcaaactctATACCACCGCCAGCCACAGTCGCCGCCACTACCGATGTTCGCACCGCAGATACTTTTGCAAATGAGAAAGATCGCTCTGCTGCCGTCGCACAATTAAAACTACTTTTGGAGGGGTGCATCGAGACATCTATCGATGCTTATCATACTCCTGAGATATGGTGGTACGTGTCCCGTGTCTACGACGAGTATGGCGATTCGGAAAGGCTAGAACCCGCCCTATGGAAATGCATGAAGTTCCAGGAACTTCAACCTATCCGCGATTTTAAGAATTGTGTGTTCTAG
- a CDS encoding lipase family protein (similar to Ashbya gossypii ACL114W), translating to MMFKTPFVLFFALVASVCAYSDELLALMQRNSYLANAPYCLEKFLLTDLFHNGRYYLEKQGLQVVQIFKPDVGRNTQLSAYSFLGINDTAKEIVISFRGSLTLNDWIVDFTFLPQTYKPLSGVGECTGDCKVHLGVYEQFKLTYKDIITTFNGIKATHPDYSVTVTGHSLGAGYAYLMGVELQLLGHQPNLITYGGLRMGNAAMNDWVDSIFKSKEVADRINAGELPLNSYIRVVQAYDIVPLVPPGPLYNHAGVSFTIRDNSTLFPSKADVVFDGYKPKLNEIIADILLSGRILDLLRALDHNKFFRRMAIPCLSDTVSISGR from the coding sequence ATGATGTTCAAGACGCCTTTCGTTTTGTTCTTTGCCCTGGTGGCCAGTGTGTGTGCTTATTCAGATGAGCTTTTAGCGTTAATGCAGCGTAATTCTTATCTTGCCAATGCGCCATACTGTTTGGAGAAGTTTTTGTTGACCGATCTTTTCCACAATGGTCGTTACTATTTGGAGAAGCAGGGTCTTCAGGTGGTTCAGATCTTCAAGCCAGATGTAGGCAGAAACACGCAGCTTTCTGCGTACAGTTTTTTGGGGATCAACGACACAGCCAAGGAAATTGTCATCTCTTTCAGAGGGTCCTTGACTCTAAATGATTGGATTGTTGACTTCACTTTCCTACCACAAACCTACAAGCCATTGAGTGGCGTCGGTGAGTGTACAGGGGACTGTAAGGTCCATCTGGGCGTGTACGAACAATTTAAGTTGACTTATAAGGATATTATCACGACCTTTAACGGCATCAAGGCGACACACCCTGACTACAGTGTTACGGTTACGGGGCACTCCTTGGGCGCAGGCTACGCGTACCTAATGGGTGTCGAGCTGCAATTGCTAGGTCACCAGCCTAATTTGATCACCTATGGTGGTTTGAGAATGGGTAACGCTGCTATGAACGACTGGGTCGATAGCATTTTCAAGTCTAAGGAAGTCGCAGATCGCATCAACGCTGGCGAGCTTCCTTTGAACTCATACATCAGAGTTGTTCAGGCATACGACATTGTTCCCTTGGTCCCACCCGGACCTCTTTACAACCACGCTGGTGTGTCTTTCACTATTAGAGACAATTCTACTTTGTTCCCCTCCAAGGCTGATGTAGTTTTCGATGGTTACAAGCCAAAGCTGAACGAAATTATCGCCGATATTCTTTTAAGTGGTAGAATCCTAGACTTGTTACGTGCTTTAGATCACAACAAGTTCTTCAGAAGAATGGCAATTCCTTGTCTATCTGATACTGTCAGCATCAGTGGTCGTTGA
- the PMT6 gene encoding dolichyl-phosphate-mannose-protein mannosyltransferase PMT6 (similar to Ashbya gossypii ACR290W) yields MVINDSDSDSDKMGSLFKDSGIWRCKDGDVASSWVVAVVFLLFVVGSSLRFSGIDGKRSVIWDETHFCKFGSYYLKHEFYHDVHPPLGKMLIGLSEWLAGFQNSEGFADFSFNAGAEYGKDVNLVMMRGFHSVVSGLCIPLVFLSGCALNFSTETALLVTVMVALDHSYIVLSKFVLLDSMLLFFTATTFYCLLRVHSLRDGKSAGIGGVRRLGWLLLCGVSIGCVCSVKWVGVFVTVLVGIYTLVDLLSLGHVSRKRRLLHWLIRGLTLIVVPLSMYALFFKIHFALLYKSGTGDSIEHSIFQANLEGSSVGNSPRDILYESSSVTIRSYSLVSHLLRSQLNTYPKDSSHHVVTGSGFSDGDNVWVFQSTPDKDNYDNAAGVDMDNDDDNGPHGERNTGRIRHGSIVRLLHNNTKSHLHSRNFPSHVSDGNYEVSTYGDESTIHGNDNWVVEIVRVLDAANSTEKGDPVARAAPALHPVSTCFRLRNEQLGCYLATTGLIYPSWGFNQAEIVCKYSWVTRDKSTWWNVEDHWNENLAVDHNYTMPKSEFWLDVTVTNFAMLSLNNGLLPDPDRYDPVTSKAWTWPLLRSSIQLSNGGSSGRNYLLLGSPFNTWLSSASLLVFVLICFSYLIKWKRQLVTLSEPQFWDSVIRALLPFLGWLFHYLPFVMMDRVTYTHHYVPALYFAILTFGFSIDYLLAFLSHRTKCAMYALLFAGAIYNYIFFEPFAQGFTGESNSYKHLKWLSSWDIM; encoded by the coding sequence ATGGTAATTAATGATAGTGATAGTGATAGTGATAAAATGGGATCTCTGTTTAAAGACAGTGGTATATGGAGATGCAAGGACGGGGACGTGGCTAGCAGTTGGGTGGTAGCAGTTGTTTTTCTGctctttgttgttggaagTTCGCTTCGTTTCTCTGGGATAGACGGTAAGCGTAGCGTAATATGGGATGAAACGCATTTTTGCAAGTTTGGTTCTTACTATCTGAAGCATGAATTCTATCATGATGTGCATCCTCCGCTGGGTAAGATGTTGATTGGGTTGAGTGAGTGGTTGGCTGGTTTTCAGAATTCGGAAGGGTTTGCTGATTTTTCGTTCAATGCGGGTGCGGAGTATGGGAAAGACGTGAatttggtgatgatgagagGCTTCCATTCGGTGGTTAGTGGTCTGTGTATACCGCTGGTGTTTCTGAGCGGGTGTGCGTTGAATTTCAGCACGGAGACAGCGTTGCTGGTTACGGTGATGGTGGCGTTGGACCATTCGTACATTGTTTTGTCCAAGTTCGTTCTGTTGGACTcgatgttgttgtttttcaCTGCGACGACGTTTTATTGTCTGCTGCGTGTGCATTCGTTGCGGGATGGGAAGTCGGCGGGCATTGGTGGTGTGCGTCGGCTCGGctggctgctgctgtgtGGGGTGTCCATAGGGTGTGTTTGCTCTGTGAAGTGGGTTGGGGTCTTTGTTACAGTTCTTGTGGGGATCTATACGTTGGTTGATCTTTTATCTCTTGGCCATGTCTCGCGAAAAAGACGTCTGTTGCATTGGCTAATAAGAGGCCTCACTCTAATAGTGGTCCCACTTTCTATGTACGCGTTGTTTTTTAAGATTCATTTCGCTTTATTATACAAATCTGGAACCGGAGACTCTATTGAACACAGCATTTTCCAAGCGAATTTGGAAGGGTCTTCGGTGGGCAACTCTCCGAGAGATATTCTTTATGAGTCGTCGAGTGTAACCATCAGATCGTACAGTCTGGTTTCCCATTTGCTCCGGTCCCAGCTAAACACCTATCCGAAGGACAGTAGTCATCATGTAGTGACAGGAAGTGGATTTTCCGATGGTGATAATGTCTGGGTCTTTCAATCTACCCCGGATAAGGATAACTATGATAACGCTGCCGGCGTCGATATGGACAATGATGACGATAATGGTCCGCATGGGGAAAGAAACACAGGTCGTATTCGGCATGGGTCTATTGTTCGATTGCTGCACAATAATACCAAAAGCCACCTTCATTCCCGTAATTTTCCGTCTCATGTATCTGACGGAAATTATGAAGTGTCCACTTATGGTGATGAATCTACCATTCATGGCAACGACAACTGGGTAGTCGAGATTGTTAGGGTATTGGATGCTGCCAATTCAACCGAAAAGGGAGACCCAGTTGCTCGAGCTGCGCCAGCGCTGCATCCTGTTTCGACTTGTTTTAGGCTGCGTAACGAGCAACTGGGCTGTTACTTGGCAACCACTGGACTCATTTATCCCTCTTGGGGGTTTAACCAGGCCGAGATCGTCTGCAAATACTCCTGGGTGACCCGGGACAAATCCACCTGGTGGAATGTCGAGGACCATTGGAATGAAAACTTGGCTGTGGACCACAACTATACAATGCCAAAGTCGGAGTTCTGGTTGGATGTCACTGTGACGAACTTTGCGATGCTTTCTTTAAACAATGGGCTTCTGCCGGACCCAGATAGATACGACCCTGTGACTAGCAAAGCATGGACGTGGCCATTACTTCGGTCATCCATACAATTGTCCAATGGGGGCAGCTCCGGCAGAAACTATTTGTTATTGGGTTCTCCTTTTAATACTTGGTTATCTTCCGCCTCGTTGCTCGTGTTCGTACTGATTTGTTTTAGTTATCTGATCAAATGGAAACGACAACTGGTCACATTGTCTGAACCGCAGTTTTGGGACTCTGTAATTAGAGCCCTTTTGCCTTTTCTGGGCTGGCTATTCCATTATTTGCCCTTTGTCATGATGGATAGAGTCACTTATACCCATCATTACGTCCCGGCGTTGTACTTTGCCATCCTAACGTTTGGCTTCAGCATAGACTACCTTTTAGCATTCCTATCTCACCGCACTAAGTGTGCAATGTACGCGTTACTCTTTGCAGGTGCTATCTACAACTACATCTTTTTTGAACCGTTCGCACAAGGGTTTACCGGCGAATCCAACTCCTATAAACATCTGAAATGGCTGAGTTCCTGGGATATCATGTAA
- the ELP2 gene encoding Elongator subunit ELP2 (similar to Ashbya gossypii ACL116W), with protein sequence MLSGEAIFIGANKQSQVSDYYAPGKCVAFGAGKTIALWNPLDANCSGVYATLKGHDAEVICVKFIPEDKLMVSASEDCKIKIWKGDEEWELIQTLEQNEQSITAITASPGLLIVGAANGSISLWKQSDSGFEFDHRFQVRERFLPLCLALCELASGSYLLAVGGSSVNVEIYAVNLNEDSISCKPVATLEGHEDWVKALDFRYNGPDDFVLASGSQDKYIRLWRVRANEKIERDDSDKLTLLSNKKYEFQVNEEIHAAINFEALIMGHDDWISSLKWHDTRYQLLASTADTSVIVWEPDEHSGIWVCASRLGEFSFKGSSTATGSAGGFWSCLWFHESDKEYILTNGKTGSWRSWESCDGGITWNQKLAISGPKKAVTDVAWSRSGKYLFCTSLDQTTRLYAQWLFDSNGARSCTSWNEFSRPQIHGYDMICIEPISDTRFISAGDEKVLRAFDEPKAIAQLLNKLSGIEDVTGATYAEAAMLPALGLSNKATQDENDDDDPNAMETAENVNITADLLLELFTPPFEDQLQRHTLWPEIEKLYGHGYEISTLDVSPDATLAATACKSNNSQNALIRIFDTQSWLQLRPTAEYHNLTITRLKFSRDNRYLLSVSRDRRWAVWERNFETNTFQFSSGHEKPHSRIIWDCDWMPLEFGDAFVTVSRDKTIKLWRSNKRMDIRDSSNGDNGYELEQSLRLGEAVTAVSVYSQLVEGKVAIAMGCESGAIHIYTYSGKNFDKVVELDTKITPADRINRIRWNPVEKDGLLFIGVGSLDTSTRIYSIGRSTL encoded by the coding sequence ATGCTCAGTGGGGAAGCTATTTTCATTGGAGCTAACAAGCAATCACAAGTGAGTGACTACTACGCTCCTGGAAAGTGCGTTGCATTTGGAGCAGGGAAGACAATTGCACTATGGAATCCATTAGACGCAAATTGTTCAGGAGTTTATGCGACTCTAAAGGGCCATGATGCCGAGGTTATATGTGTGAAATTTATTCCTGAGGATAAGCTTATGGTTTCTGCATCTGAGGATTGCAAGATTAAGATATGGAAGGGTGATGAAGAATGGGAGCTGATTCAGACTCTAGAACAAAATGAGCAATCTATTACAGCTATCACAGCTTCTCCAGGCTTACTAATTGTGGGAGCTGCGAATGGTAGTATTAGTTTATGGAAGCAGTCCGATTCTGGCTTTGAGTTTGATCATCGGTTTCAAGTTCGTGAGAGATTTTTGCCCTTGTGCCTTGCATTATGCGAGTTAGCGTCTGGAAGTTATCTGTTGGCTGTTGGAGGGAGCTCTGTTAATGTAGAAATATATGCGGTGAACCTAAATGAAGATTCGATCTCGTGCAAACCAGTTGCAACGTTGGAAGGTCACGAGGATTGGGTTAAAGCGTTGGATTTCCGTTACAATGGCCCAGATGATTTCGTTCTTGCTTCTGGATCCCAAGATAAATACATTAGACTATGGAGAGTAAGAGCTAATGAGAAGATAGAAAGGGATGATTCTGATAAATTGACCTTGTTGAGCAATAAGAAATATGAATTCCAAGTCAATGAGGAGATACATGCAGCCATTAATTTTGAAGCACTAATTATGGGCCACGATGACTGgatttcttctttgaaatgGCATGATACAAGGTACCAACTGCTAGCATCCACTGCTGACACCTCTGTTATTGTTTGGGAACCAGATGAACATTCTGGAATTTGGGTCTGTGCTTCAAGATTGGGCGAATTCAGCTTTAAAGGTTCTTCTACTGCTACTGGCTCAGCTGGTGGGTTTTGGTCGTGTTTGTGGTTTCATGAATCCGATAAGGAGTACATTTTAACCAATGGTAAGACAGGATCCTGGAGGTCCTGGGAGTCTTGTGATGGAGGTATAACCTGGAACCAGAAATTGGCTATTAGTGGTCCCAAGAAGGCAGTTACTGATGTTGCTTGGTCGCGCAGTGGCAAATACTTGTTTTGCACATCCCTGGATCAAACAACTCGACTCTACGCCCAATGGCTTTTTGACTCTAATGGAGCAAGATCATGTACATCATGGAATGAGTTCTCCAGGCCGCAAATCCACGGTTATGATATGATCTGCATTGAACCTATTTCAGATACCAGATTTATATCTGCTGGTGATGAGAAGGTTTTAAGGGCTTTTGATGAGCCTAAAGCGATTGCCCAACTGTTAAACAAGTTAAGTGGGATTGAAGACGTGACAGGAGCTACTTATGCGGAGGCTGCAATGTTGCCTGCATTGGGATTGTCCAACAAGGCAACGCAGGATGAAAACGATGACGACGATCCTAATGCTATGGAGACCGCAGAGAACGTGAACATAACTGCAGACCTCCTATTAGAATTGTTTACACCACCTTTCGAAGATCAGCTACAGCGGCACACTCTGTGGCCTGAAATAGAGAAATTGTATGGGCACGGATATGAAATATCCACACTGGATGTTTCACCCGATGCTACTTTGGCCGCCACGGCATGCAAGTCTAATAATTCTCAGAATGCATTAATTAGAATTTTTGACACTCAAAGCTGGCTTCAACTCCGCCCCACTGCCGAGTACCACAACCTCACAATTACCAGACTAAAGTTCTCGAGGGACAATAGATATCTTTTAAGTGTGAGTAGAGATAGACGATGGGCTGTGTGGGAACGGAACTTTGAAACCAACACCTTTCAGTTTTCAAGTGGCCATGAAAAGCCACATAGCAGGATTATATGGGATTGTGATTGGATGCCACTAGAGTTTGGAGATGCGTTTGTTACGGTTTCTAGAGATAAGACGATTAAGCTCTGGCGGTCCAACAAGAGGATGGATATCCGTGACAGTTCCAACGGAGATAACGGCTATGAGCTGGAACAATCATTAAGACTCGGGGAGGCAGTCACTGCTGTATCCGTCTACAGTCAATTAGTGGAAGGGAAAGTAGCCATTGCTATGGGTTGCGAGAGTGGAGCAATCCATATATACACTTACTCTgggaaaaattttgataaagtgGTTGAGCTAGACACGAAAATAACACCTGCAGATAGAATCAACCGAATCAGGTGGAACCCTGTTGAAAAAGACGGGCTGTTATTTATCGGCGTAGGCAGTTTGGACACCTCCACACGAATCTATTCGATTGGAAGGTCCACGCTGTGA
- the ILV3 gene encoding dihydroxy-acid dehydratase ILV3 (similar to Ashbya gossypii ACL117W), producing the protein MGFRRFSTCNKVLKKLNRYSRIITEPKEQGASQAMLYATGFGDGDFEKAQVGVGSCWWSGNPCNMHLLEFNHRITASVNKAGLKGMQFNTIGVSDGISMGTTGMRYSLQSREVIADSFETIMMAQHYDANVAIPSCDKNMPGVLMAMGRHNRPSIMVYGGTIMPGSPCSGSPKLPKKIDVVSAFQAYGQYLSKELTEQESKDVVRNACPGPGSCGGMYTANTMASAAEVLGLTLPNSSAFPATSTEKLRECDSVGEAIKRTMEMNILPRDVMTMEAFENAITYAVATGGSTNCVLHLLAIAHSVGVNLRIEDFQRISDKTPLLGDFKPSGAYVMADLLEVGGTQAVIKYLYDNGFLHGDTLTITGETLKERAAKAPALPSGQDIIHPVSNPINPRGHLQILYGSLAPGGSVGKITGKEGTFFKGKAKVFDEESAFISALQQGAIKKGEKTVIIIRYEGPKGGPGMPEMLKPSSAIMGYGLGKDVALLTDGRFSGGSHGFLIGHIVPEAAEGGPIALVEDGDEIIIDANKNLIELLLSEEQLALRRANWTPRPPRYKRGALYKYSKLVSNASKGCVLDADE; encoded by the coding sequence ATGGGTTTCAGGCGGTTTAGTACCTGTAATaaggttttgaagaagttgaatcGGTACTCGCGGATCATTACGGAGCCCAAGGAGCAAGGAGCATCGCAAGCGATGCTGTATGCTACAGGGTTTGGTGACggtgattttgaaaaggcCCAGGTTGGGGTTGGTTCTTGCTGGTGGTCAGGGAATCCTTGCAACATGCATCTGTTGGAATTCAATCACAGGATTACTGCGTCTGTGAACAAGGCAGGTCTCAAGGGCATGCAGTTTAATACGATTGGGGTGTCAGATGGGATTTCTATGGGGACGACTGGGATGCGGTATTCGTTGCAGTCGCGGGAGGTCATTGCTGATTCCTTTGAGACGATTATGATGGCGCAGCACTACGATGCAAATGTTGCGATTCCTTCGTGTGATAAGAACATGCCTGGGGTGTTGATGGCGATGGGGAGACATAACCGGCCATCTATAATGGTTTACGGGGGCACAATTATGCCTGGGAGCCCATGCAGTGGTTCGCCTAAGCTTCCGAAGAAGATTGATGTTGTTTCTGCATTTCAGGCGTACGGGCAGTATCTGTCGAAGGAGCTAACAGAGCAGGAGAGTAAGGATGTGGTCCGGAATGCATGTCCGGGTCCGGGTTCGTGTGGAGGCATGTACACTGCGAATACGATGGCAAGTGCTGCGGAGGTGCTTGGTCTGACGTTGCCCAACTCTTCGGCGTTCCCGGCAACGTCCACTGAGAAGCTTCGTGAATGCGATTCCGTTGGGGAGGCAATCAAGAGGACGATGGAGATGAATATTTTGCCACGTGATGTTATGACAATGGAGGCTTTTGAAAATGCCATTACATATGCTGTGGCAACTGGTGGCTCTACAAACTGTGTGTTGCACTTGCTGGCCATTGCGCATTCTGTTGGCGTCAATTTGAGGATCGAGGATTTCCAGAGGATTTCAGACAAGACTCCATTGCTGGGAGACTTTAAGCCCTCTGGTGCGTATGTTATGGCGGATTTGCTAGAGGTGGGCGGAACGCAAGCTGTTATCAAGTATCTATACGATAATGGGTTTTTGCATGGCGATACCTTGACTATCACTGGGGAAACATTGAAAGAGCGTGCTGCCAAAGCTCCTGCACTCCCATCTGGGCAGGATATCATCCATCCTGTATCCAACCCCATAAATCCTCGTGGCCATTTGCAGATTCTCTATGGATCCTTGGCCCCAGGAGGCTCTGTTGGCAAGATCACCGGTAAAGAGGGTACCTTCTTCAAAGGCAAAGCTAAGGTATTCGATGAAGAATCTGCCTTCATATCCGCCCTCCAACAAGGGGCAATTAAGAAGGGCGAAAAGACCGTCATCATTATCAGATATGAGGGTCCAAAAGGTGGGCCAGGTATGCCGGAAATGCTCAAACCATCATCTGCTATCATGGGCTACGGTCTTGGCAAAGACGTTGCATTGTTGACTGACGGGAGATTCTCTGGCGGTTCCCATGGGTTCTTGATTGGACACATCGTACCTGAAGCGGCTGAAGGTGGCCCCATCGCACTGGTAGAAGATGGCGATGAAATTATCATCGACGCAAACAAAAATCTCATTGAACTGTTACTATCTGAAGAACAGCTTGCCCTCCGGAGAGCTAATTGGACGCCCCGACCACCACGTTATAAAAGGGGTGCACTATATAAATACTCCAAATTAGTATCTAATGCTTCCAAAGGTTGTGTCCTCGACGCTGATGAGTAA